In the Enterococcus saigonensis genome, one interval contains:
- the uvrB gene encoding excinuclease ABC subunit UvrB — protein MIDRVTSNQFNLVSKYEPAGDQPEAISQLVAGVNAGKKAQVLLGATGTGKTYTISNVIKEVNKPTLIIAHNKTLAGQLYGEFKEFFPDNAVEYFVSYYDYYQPEAYVPSSDTYIEKDSSINDEIDKLRHSATSALLERNDVVVVASVSCIFGLGSPMEYQKQVVSLRVGMQISRDQLLRDLVEIQFERNDIDFQRGRFRVRGDVVEIFPASRDERALRIEFFGDEIDRIREVDALTGEIIAETEHVSIFPATHFVTNDDHLETAIASIQKELDLRLKVLRENNQLLEAQRLEQRTNYDIEMLREMGYTSGIENYSRHLDGRKEGEPPYTLIDFFPDDFLIVIDESHVTMPQIRGMYNGDRARKQMLVDYGFRLPSALDNRPLRLEEFEEHVNQIIYVSATPGPYEEEQTDTVVQQIIRPTGLLDPLIEVRPIMGQIDDLVGEINERSAKDERVFVTTLTKKMSEDLTDYFKELGIKVKYLHSDIKTLERTEIIRDLRLGKFDVLVGINLLREGLDVPEVSLVAILDADKEGFLRSERSLVQTIGRAARNSEGKVIMYADKITDSMQKAMNETARRRSIQEKYNKDHGIVPKTIIKEIRDLIAITKASDAAGEEVTLANYDELTKEEKDILLIKLEKEMKDAAKALDFETAATLRDTILELKATE, from the coding sequence ATGATTGATCGAGTAACCTCCAATCAATTTAACTTGGTTTCAAAATATGAGCCGGCCGGTGATCAACCAGAAGCGATTAGCCAACTAGTAGCAGGTGTTAATGCGGGAAAAAAAGCGCAAGTATTGTTGGGTGCTACCGGTACTGGGAAAACGTATACTATTTCAAATGTTATTAAAGAGGTTAATAAACCGACTTTAATTATTGCCCATAACAAAACTTTAGCAGGTCAGTTATATGGGGAGTTTAAAGAATTTTTTCCTGATAATGCTGTTGAGTACTTCGTTAGTTACTATGATTACTACCAACCAGAGGCTTATGTTCCATCTTCTGACACTTATATCGAAAAAGATTCAAGTATTAATGACGAGATTGATAAATTACGCCATTCCGCAACGAGTGCCCTTTTGGAACGTAATGATGTTGTGGTAGTAGCTTCTGTTTCATGTATTTTTGGTTTAGGCTCACCCATGGAGTATCAAAAACAAGTTGTTTCTTTGCGAGTGGGAATGCAGATTAGCCGAGATCAGCTGTTGAGAGATTTAGTAGAGATCCAATTTGAGCGTAATGATATTGATTTTCAACGCGGTCGCTTTCGGGTTCGAGGTGACGTGGTAGAGATTTTCCCTGCTTCAAGAGACGAACGGGCATTACGGATCGAGTTTTTTGGTGATGAAATTGATCGAATTCGCGAAGTTGATGCACTAACTGGTGAAATAATAGCAGAGACAGAACATGTTTCTATTTTTCCGGCAACACACTTTGTCACCAATGACGATCATTTAGAGACAGCGATTGCTTCAATCCAAAAAGAATTGGACTTAAGATTAAAAGTTTTAAGAGAGAATAATCAATTACTAGAAGCACAGCGATTGGAACAGCGAACGAATTATGACATCGAAATGTTACGAGAAATGGGTTATACTTCTGGAATTGAAAACTATTCACGACATTTAGACGGTCGTAAAGAAGGGGAGCCACCTTATACTTTAATTGACTTTTTTCCAGATGACTTTCTGATTGTTATCGATGAATCCCACGTGACTATGCCACAAATCCGCGGAATGTATAATGGGGATAGAGCACGCAAACAAATGCTGGTAGATTATGGTTTTCGCCTACCTTCTGCTTTAGACAATCGTCCCCTTCGACTAGAAGAATTTGAAGAACATGTTAATCAGATTATTTATGTATCAGCTACACCGGGTCCATATGAAGAGGAGCAAACAGATACAGTAGTACAACAAATTATTCGTCCGACTGGGTTGTTGGATCCGTTGATTGAAGTTAGACCAATTATGGGACAGATTGACGATTTAGTTGGAGAGATTAATGAACGTTCTGCCAAAGATGAACGGGTCTTTGTTACAACGCTGACAAAGAAAATGTCAGAAGACTTAACGGACTATTTTAAAGAACTTGGGATTAAAGTTAAGTACCTTCACAGTGATATTAAAACATTGGAGCGGACAGAAATTATTCGAGATTTACGTTTGGGTAAATTTGATGTGTTAGTAGGGATTAACCTATTACGAGAAGGTTTAGACGTACCAGAAGTGTCTTTAGTTGCCATTTTAGATGCCGACAAAGAGGGATTTTTAAGAAGTGAGCGTTCTTTAGTACAGACAATTGGCCGTGCCGCCCGTAATTCCGAGGGTAAAGTTATTATGTATGCGGATAAAATCACCGACTCTATGCAAAAAGCGATGAACGAAACTGCTCGCCGTCGGAGTATTCAGGAAAAATATAACAAAGATCACGGTATTGTACCTAAGACAATTATTAAAGAGATTCGTGATCTAATTGCCATCACCAAAGCTAGTGATGCTGCCGGTGAAGAGGTTACTTTGGCAAATTACGATGAATTAACTAAAGAAGAAAAAGATATCTTGTTAATTAAGTTGGAAAAAGAAATGAAAGATGCTGCTAAAGCGTTAGATTTCGAGACAGCAGCGACTTTACGGGATACTATTTTAGAATTGAAAGCAACAGAATAA
- a CDS encoding amino acid ABC transporter substrate-binding protein/permease: MKRKLILCLSFLAGFLTLAVNKPAAAAEETYKIGTDITFAPFEFQNEQNEYVGIDIDLLNAIAKDQGFKIELKPLGFDSSIQGVQSNQLDGMIAGMSITDERKKSFDFSDPYYDSGIQMAVAKDDTKIKNYTDLKGKTVGAKVGTESATFLEENKEKYNYSIKLYDAADALYGSLNNNTVQAIFDDEPVLGYAITQGQPLQLVGDKEKGNSYGFAVKKDQNAALLKKFNAGLKDLKANGDYDKIVAKYVAKSDANTANVEMKKIEPKKEEYVIASDTAFAPFEFQNTDNKYEGIDVDLLNRAAELQGFKLKWNHIGFAGAVQAVQGNQADAMIAGMTITDERKQSFDFSNPYFESGIQLAIKKGNTEIKSYDDLKGKKVGAKIGTESADFLQKNKEKYGYTIKQYDTADGLYDSVRGGQIDAIMDDYPVIGYAISQGQKLTTPIKRESGGSYGFAVKKGQSPELLEMFNEALKEMKKTGEYDKILDKYIADGNEQKKATVDESTIAGLLKNNWKVLLEGLWKTISLALISFVLALIIGVIFGLFSVAPVKGLRIFASIYVDIIRGIPMMVLAFFIFFGLSDAIGFTIPDYTAGVITLTLNASAYIAEIVRGGINAVPVGQMEASRSLGLGYTHTMRKIILPQAIKIMIPSFVNQFVISLKDTTIISVIGVVELLQTGKIIVARNMQSTYVYLIIGVMYLIVITALTRLAKVLEKKVK; the protein is encoded by the coding sequence ATGAAAAGAAAACTGATCTTATGTTTATCTTTTTTGGCAGGTTTTTTAACTTTAGCTGTCAATAAACCCGCTGCTGCGGCAGAGGAAACATACAAAATCGGAACAGATATCACATTTGCCCCTTTTGAATTTCAAAACGAGCAAAATGAATATGTTGGAATTGATATTGACTTACTTAATGCCATCGCCAAAGATCAAGGATTTAAAATTGAACTAAAACCGCTAGGCTTTGACAGCTCGATTCAAGGCGTTCAGTCCAATCAATTAGACGGTATGATTGCTGGAATGAGTATCACTGACGAACGCAAAAAATCCTTTGATTTTTCAGATCCTTATTATGATAGTGGCATTCAAATGGCCGTTGCCAAAGATGATACCAAAATTAAAAATTACACTGACCTAAAGGGAAAAACGGTTGGTGCAAAAGTCGGAACTGAATCTGCAACGTTCTTAGAAGAAAATAAAGAAAAATACAATTACAGTATCAAATTGTATGATGCAGCTGATGCTTTATACGGTTCACTAAATAACAATACAGTACAAGCGATTTTTGATGACGAACCAGTCTTAGGCTATGCTATTACCCAAGGTCAACCCTTGCAATTAGTTGGGGATAAAGAAAAAGGGAATTCATATGGTTTTGCAGTAAAAAAAGATCAAAATGCAGCGTTGCTAAAAAAATTCAATGCAGGATTAAAAGATTTAAAAGCTAATGGTGATTACGACAAAATCGTGGCAAAGTACGTTGCCAAAAGTGACGCTAATACCGCCAATGTTGAGATGAAAAAAATTGAACCGAAAAAAGAAGAATATGTAATTGCTAGTGATACAGCATTTGCCCCCTTTGAATTTCAAAATACAGATAATAAGTATGAAGGTATTGATGTTGATTTACTAAATAGAGCAGCCGAACTGCAAGGTTTTAAATTAAAGTGGAATCATATTGGTTTTGCTGGTGCCGTCCAAGCTGTTCAAGGTAATCAAGCGGATGCCATGATTGCAGGAATGACCATTACCGACGAACGTAAACAAAGTTTTGATTTTTCTAATCCTTATTTTGAATCAGGAATCCAGTTAGCGATTAAAAAAGGAAATACCGAAATCAAAAGTTATGATGATTTAAAAGGTAAAAAAGTTGGCGCAAAAATTGGAACTGAAAGTGCCGATTTTCTTCAAAAAAACAAAGAAAAATACGGCTATACCATTAAACAATACGATACTGCTGATGGACTTTATGATTCTGTCCGTGGTGGTCAAATCGATGCCATTATGGATGACTATCCTGTAATTGGTTATGCCATTAGCCAAGGACAAAAACTAACTACCCCAATCAAACGTGAAAGTGGTGGTTCATATGGCTTTGCTGTTAAAAAAGGGCAATCTCCTGAACTTTTAGAGATGTTTAACGAAGCTTTAAAAGAAATGAAAAAAACTGGGGAATATGACAAAATTTTAGACAAATACATCGCTGATGGTAATGAACAAAAAAAAGCTACAGTGGATGAATCAACCATTGCTGGTTTGTTGAAAAACAACTGGAAAGTTTTACTTGAAGGTTTGTGGAAAACAATTTCACTTGCTTTAATTTCCTTTGTTTTGGCGCTGATAATTGGGGTTATTTTTGGCCTCTTTAGTGTGGCACCGGTAAAAGGATTACGTATTTTTGCTTCGATCTACGTTGATATTATCCGAGGAATACCAATGATGGTACTTGCTTTCTTTATCTTCTTTGGATTATCTGACGCAATTGGTTTTACCATTCCAGACTATACTGCTGGAGTTATCACATTAACTCTAAACGCAAGTGCCTATATTGCGGAGATTGTCCGCGGGGGTATTAATGCAGTTCCTGTGGGCCAAATGGAAGCTTCCCGTAGTTTGGGCTTAGGTTACACACACACCATGCGAAAAATTATTTTACCACAAGCTATTAAAATTATGATTCCATCTTTTGTTAACCAATTTGTTATTTCATTAAAAGACACAACCATTATTTCTGTTATTGGGGTTGTTGAATTGCTACAAACTGGTAAGATCATCGTGGCCCGTAATATGCAAAGTACTTATGTCTACTTAATCATTGGCGTAATGTATTTAATCGTAATTACAGCCTTAACGCGACTAGCGAAAGTATTAGAAAAGAAGGTGAAATAA
- a CDS encoding amino acid ABC transporter ATP-binding protein, giving the protein MAEKIKVTNLVKKYGDNTVLNDMSITINEGEVVCVIGPSGSGKSTFLRCLNRLEEPTSGDIEIDGTHLMAKETNINKVRQHIGMVFQHFNLFPHLSVMQNITLAPTDLGRMSKTDAEKKAVSLLETVGLADKKDALPGSLSGGQKQRVAIARALAMNPDIMLFDEPTSALDPEMVGDVLNVMKKLAKQGMTMVIVTHEMGFAKEVANRVLFCDGGKFLEDGTPDEVFNNPTNPRTKDFLDKVLNV; this is encoded by the coding sequence ATGGCAGAAAAAATAAAAGTAACCAACTTGGTCAAAAAATATGGTGATAATACCGTTTTAAATGATATGAGCATTACAATTAACGAAGGAGAAGTTGTTTGTGTCATCGGGCCCTCTGGTTCCGGTAAAAGCACATTTTTACGTTGTTTAAATCGGCTGGAAGAACCAACCAGTGGGGATATCGAAATTGACGGTACTCACTTAATGGCAAAAGAAACTAACATTAATAAAGTTCGCCAACATATCGGGATGGTATTCCAACACTTCAATTTGTTTCCACACCTATCTGTAATGCAAAATATTACTTTGGCTCCTACCGATCTTGGTCGGATGTCAAAAACTGATGCCGAAAAAAAAGCAGTTAGTTTATTGGAAACTGTCGGCTTAGCTGACAAAAAAGATGCGCTACCAGGTAGTTTATCCGGTGGACAAAAACAACGCGTCGCAATTGCCCGTGCTTTAGCAATGAATCCAGACATTATGCTATTTGACGAACCAACCTCTGCGCTTGATCCAGAAATGGTCGGCGATGTTTTAAACGTTATGAAAAAATTAGCCAAACAAGGCATGACTATGGTCATTGTTACTCACGAGATGGGGTTTGCAAAAGAAGTTGCCAATCGCGTTTTATTTTGTGACGGTGGCAAATTTTTGGAAGATGGTACACCAGATGAAGTTTTTAATAATCCAACTAACCCTCGAACCAAAGACTTTTTAGATAAAGTTTTAAATGTTTAA